DNA from Prunus persica cultivar Lovell chromosome G6, Prunus_persica_NCBIv2, whole genome shotgun sequence:
AGGAAGCATGGCAACTCTTGGGAGATACAAGGCTCTTGTCGACCTCAGACAGAGCAAGGTGAATTTCAAGCCACTTCTAAGCCCACTCTCTTGAGCTTTAAGTTAAGATAGCTGACCTATGTAGCGTATCTATTTTCAGGACGGAAAAGGCTTAGCTCTGGCTGGATTCACCAGTTGGTTTATATGGCGCTCGGCATATTTAACACGAGTCTTGAGCTGGAGGAATAGATTCTATGTGGCGATTAACTGGGCTACAACTTTTGTGTTCGGGCGTGATATAACCAGAATCTAGATTCGACACGGAAAGCAAGATACTTAGTAGGATGGACAATGCTACTAGGTGATTCTGGCGGCACCATGGCAATGACCGAACTGCAGTGGCACTGATCATGTGGCCGCGAGTGCTGTGATGGTGAAGGTTGGATTCAATGGGTGATTAATGGCAGGAGTGGCGGTTGAACCACTTccatggggaaaaaaaaaatttgaataaactaCAATATATAATGTGGAAAATGATATGATTGCCATGTCATTATGTAAACTAGAGTTTCGTGGTATTACTTGGTGCCCTACATGTTACTTTGCCTATGGTCATGTCTATGACCAAATTACTGCATATGCATTTTAGTGATTGAATAACTGGTTTTACACGACATATTGTGGCTATTTTATATTGTGACTTGAGCTCTTACAAATCGATGAATCATATTCACTCATCACTATTCTCTTGGCAATGCGACCACCATGTTCCATTAAATCTTGATTTCTAACGCTGGACATTATTTCTTATCAGAAGTTTTAAAGAAACGAGTAGCATGATACATTCCCGACCAAGTTATGttcaaattcttcttcttccttttaaaCCAAACATACAAGAAGgttcaaaattttgttaaaatacACAAACCCAGGCAAATTGCAAATGCACGCACAAGTTCCAACCGAGCAGTTCcaatttcaagaacaaaactaGAGCTTGTTCATattggagttttgggtctgGTAAAATATACTAAATACATGCGAAATGGAAAATTAAAACCAGTGTACAATCCCAATTTTGAGTAAATACGGAAATTATATTCCATCAAACGAAATTGCCTAACAAGTTTCAGCCTGTCTCTGTTAATATGCAGAATATGATTATCATAGGCACAACCTATCTGCAAAACATTCTATTGAGGTTTGTACTTTGTATGACAGATAACAAGTCATGGCACCACCCAGCTTGAAGCCTTGAACCTGCTACTCAACCAGTTTAAAGTCTTGAACTTATGCAAGATTACAACTCCAACCGCAAGGATTCAGACTTTCCAAACCCAACTGAAAGACTAGGGAGCTGCAGCTCCAAGGCCATCTGTGATTCTTGAACTACCCAACTTCGCGGCAATGTCATCCCTTAGTTCAATCTCACCTGGGAATCTTCCCTCCTTCAGCTTAGAGAAAACCTGAAATATACAAGAGCACAGAAGCTACAGTCAATCATATGCACCATTAAAGAGAAGCATTATTGAAAAGGCCAACACATGTATTCACCAAACAAAATAACTGAATATCAATGAAATTCTAGTTCAAAGCACACATATGGCCAAACAAACGAAAAGGGTTCACCCACCAATTCATCGTTGAGGAAAACTTCAAAAGCACCAGTGCCTTGGAGGAAGGACTGCAATGCATTGCCAAGAAGCCAAGTGGATGCAATGGTCCCAAATCTATTTGCACGCAGAGAGTAATACCAAGGCGGGGGTGTCATAATCCCCAACATTGGAAAAATGTGCTCGCCCGCCATTACTATCCCAAAAACTCCAACTTGAGCAACGGGAACCAACTTGCTGAGCACACGCTTTGGAAGGGGTGGGGGGTGATTCGAAAGAACAACATGAATTCCAGGAAAAGAAGACTCCAACATCTTTGTTATTGTTAGTGCATTCCCCCTACCAAAACCAAACTCTATTCATAAGTAAACATagctcaaattttttttttccatgattCAATCTAACATGTGAATGGCAAACCAAGTAGTACATCACATATCTCTTTTGGAACACAAACTGGGAGCTAACAGATAAATCAAGAGCATTTAATGGGTTGGAGGACAAAGCCCAGGATCAGAATAACATTCCAAAATTTCTATTGAATAGCTGTTCAAATTGATCTTTTATCATCTCACATCATAAACACAATATATACAAGCCAAAATCTATGAAGCAGGTGAATATAATAATTTGACATAAAATGAAAGACCCAATACGAGAAAGGCAGAAAAGAAGTAAGACAAGTACTTGTAAGAGCAAGAGGTGCAGAAACTAATCTTGACTGTGCTGCCGGCTCCGAGTCCAACAGCGCTTGGTTTctgaaattcaataaaaatcaaatcagagcatgaagaaaaagagggtatcaattttggaaaacagaaaattagttTGAAGTACCTGTGAGGGGAAGTCTTTGGCAACTGGTGATGGTTGGTGTTGaaggtggtgatggtgatggtgatggtggggAGGCTTATGGGgcggaggtggaggtggagcgAAGAGGTTTAGGAGGTCGGTGCAGAAGAGGAAGAGCGGTAACCCTAGCAGAAGAATCTGTGTGCGATCCATTGCTAGAGTTTACAGAGTACAGACGACGGAGAGAGACAGAGTGTGTGCACAGACGAAAATGGTTCTTTTTCTGTTGTAGTCTTTTACTTTGACTCGACTGGTTGGTTGGGATAATTTGGGCTCAGACCATTCTGGGGAGCCCAATAATTTTGGGCTTCTGGCCCAGAACTAATACATGCATGGAAATATGGGGCAAATTAACGATAGTCATTCATGGGTACCCACAAATTATCTCTAGCCACCCAATAATCTCTAGGCACTTGGGTTGACAtttcaagaaaatgaaatttgcTTTGATTAGTCAGAACACATTTACAAGTACACCAAAAACTAAAGAAATTTAACTAACAATGTGGATATGGTCAATGTAATTATCCCCTATATACCATGCACGGGTTTGCATTAACATTAAGcaaactaattttttaatatataaaagtgATGTTAGAGGAACGGTAAAGCGAAGGAAggaattcaaattaaatgatAACTATTTTTAATCATTTGAACTACAAGAGCAACTGAGTacaatttgaatatttataataacaaCTTAAGAATTCTTAGccctttttattattcaattaaaaaaactatgCTTGGAATTAGAATCTTCTTCAATAAAATGAAGAGAGAATATAATTAGACCATTGACCAATTgctgatatatatatagctaatATTGTTGagtaatttttgtgttataATATGTATGGATGTTATTGTTGATTTTTAACATTATGTGGTTATTTCCTTGTTACacgtttttttaaataaataatacaaaCGATTAAATTACAATCCTCAGTTTGGATGAGGAAAAATAACTCGAAATTTAGTTAAAAGTCAGGAATTTAAAATGAGATATTGACAATTCCCttgtttggcaacttaagCGTGAAATTATTAAATGATGCGCAgaaaaaatagtgaaaattgGGGCatcaaattttcaagtttaatttccaccaaaatagGCGGCGtttcacaattttcatagTGCAAGAATTCATATTTTCAAGTGTGCCAATACTTACTATAAAACTTAATGCCAAAACTTAGGAAAAACAACGCCAAAACTTACGATAACACTCATCTATAAAAATTATCTTATGCCAAATCAAAAAGCTACAAATcatagaagaaagaagaaagaattctTCTTGAGTTATACATCCTCTGCATCAAATCAAATGCTAAAGGCACTcccaattgagaaaaaaaaatatttttttttagaaagagaattcattcataaaaTCACAGACGTACAAAGAGCGACATTATACagtggcctcgttaaaaccttcctAGGACAATCTCATTGGACAAACCTCAGGAgaggaaagagtaccacacaTGTTATGGACTAATAAGAGAATCCAATTCAGGTCACTTTGgaccattacaataaaagaacaagtcaaaaacaaaaactaacacAAAGACCTCCGACGAGAACCGCAACTTAAGACCAACATAGTAGACCTACATAAGAGAACCGTAGAAATCCCAAATAGTAAACCCACAGGAGAGGATCACAGAACATCTCAATTGTTAAAAGAAGCCTTCTATGAGCAAAATCATAGTCCTTTGACACCCATACAAACTGTAAGAGATACCATAGCAGAAATTAGGAGAGAACACGGAAGAGGAACGTAGAAACAACAGTAAAAAGACCCCTGAGAAGCACTCCACTTCAACTCAGAACCTGACAAAGAAAATCTCATATGACCAAGCATAGTTCTTCGGTCGGCGCAGAGTAAAGAAGAGCACCACATCCCAACAACTACCATCAGAGTCGCTGCTGACGCCGCTATTAAAACAGAGACAAAACATCAGCCACCAGGTATCACAACTCTCTCAAGGAGAGACACAATCTAGCGTCACTACTGTCGTCGCCATCGAGACAAAGTCAACACTAGTCACTTGGAACActgcaaaaacaacaaaacaaaacaaatagacAAAGAGACTTAGATATAAACAGATCTAGACTATTTGGGGAGGGGAGAGGAAGGGGAGGAGAAGAGGAGATAAGAGGAAGGGAAAAtatgggagaaaaagaaggggagATAAGtagaggaaggggaagatgggCGGAGGAGAGGAGGGGCAGTGGCcacctccccccccccccccccttagCTTCCTTATGATTGGTTGTCAGCAAGGAGAAAGGGgaccaaataaaataataataataataataataatgagtGTGTTGTTGATGTTTATTGCACATATGAAGTGATTTGATTTGCTAATatgctctgttttttttagtacaataatatgctttttttattttttttttcaataagttGACTTATGTAGTTCATCAaacaatatattattttctatttcgTGGAATACCTTCTATGTCtgttatcaatttttttttttcttttgacacAAATGTGAGTTATGAGTTAGAAATCgattttttgaaatatttaatttttatcatttACAATTTACATGAGCTATCTAAACaataaaatttgtaatttatgttatttataaaattcgATATACATAAACCCAAATACTGAAGTCTTCAATTGctagaaattgaaataatgaAAATCTGAATTCTGTcactttataattttatataatttttaagtttttcatCCAAACGAAAGGCAAAGAGATGAATTTTTTACACATACTATTAAAATGctataagaaattaaatttaagatCACTCATTCGCAAGATAAACCCATGTTTTCCTCGGCTAGACCCGGCCGCCGTGACCGTGTTGTTATCAGTGATTTTGATAGATGTGGTAACCAACTTAATATACCActattgaaaaacaaaaagtaaataCAACTGTTACTTCCCAATCCTTCCCTCTTCGGTTTTTGGCGCCTCGTTCTCTCTTCTTGGTCGTTGAAACTTCAACTAAAATTCTGCAAATGGTGGCTCAAAATgtaaa
Protein-coding regions in this window:
- the LOC18772047 gene encoding selT-like protein, with translation MDRTQILLLGLPLFLFCTDLLNLFAPPPPPPHKPPHHHHHHHHLQHQPSPVAKDFPSQKPSAVGLGAGSTVKISFCTSCSYKGNALTITKMLESSFPGIHVVLSNHPPPLPKRVLSKLVPVAQVGVFGIVMAGEHIFPMLGIMTPPPWYYSLRANRFGTIASTWLLGNALQSFLQGTGAFEVFLNDELVFSKLKEGRFPGEIELRDDIAAKLGSSRITDGLGAAAP